A stretch of the Polaribacter pacificus genome encodes the following:
- a CDS encoding amidohydrolase family protein, with protein sequence MKKQLIYSILFICMIGIGFAQQTPGSKQTAPFSIEGATAHLGDGTVIENSLIMVSDGKISFVGSANMRIARMGKVINAKGKHVYPGFIVSNTTLGLGEIDAVKASIDEREIGAFLPHIRSIVAYNAESKVVESMRPNGVLMGQITPRGGMVSGTSSLVQFDAWNWEDAIIKADEGIHASWPNSLTFGRWWLGEDNGAKANPNYTKSIALFKEKIENAKTYLAGPRNPKNLVYEAMEGLLNGTTKLYVHVDGQKEIIDAVNFAKDYGIKLVIVNGDEAYKVADVLVKNNVPVIVQRAHRIPGGDDSDYDFSYKLAKLLVEKGVTVAIGMDGDMERMSARNLPFYAGTYAAYGLGKEEALKLITSNPAKILGVEDRVGTLAVGKDATLFISEGDALDMRTNVLSHAFIQGRTLSLESHQTTLWKRYANKYKNQ encoded by the coding sequence ATGAAAAAACAACTGATATATAGCATCCTATTTATATGTATGATAGGAATAGGCTTTGCACAGCAAACGCCTGGATCAAAACAAACAGCTCCTTTTTCTATAGAAGGTGCAACTGCCCACTTGGGTGATGGTACTGTGATAGAAAATTCATTAATCATGGTTTCTGATGGTAAGATAAGTTTTGTTGGAAGTGCCAACATGCGAATTGCTCGTATGGGTAAAGTAATCAATGCCAAAGGAAAACACGTTTATCCTGGTTTTATTGTTTCTAATACCACTCTTGGATTGGGTGAAATCGATGCGGTAAAAGCCTCAATAGACGAACGTGAAATTGGTGCATTTTTGCCACATATTAGAAGTATTGTTGCTTATAATGCAGAATCTAAAGTAGTAGAGAGTATGCGTCCAAACGGAGTTTTAATGGGACAAATAACACCAAGAGGTGGTATGGTTTCTGGAACTTCTTCGCTTGTACAATTTGATGCTTGGAACTGGGAGGATGCCATTATTAAAGCTGATGAAGGAATTCATGCTTCTTGGCCAAACAGTCTTACTTTTGGAAGATGGTGGTTAGGAGAAGACAACGGTGCAAAAGCAAATCCTAATTACACAAAAAGCATAGCTCTTTTTAAAGAAAAAATTGAAAATGCAAAAACGTATTTGGCTGGACCAAGAAACCCAAAGAACCTTGTTTACGAGGCGATGGAAGGCTTGTTAAATGGGACAACAAAATTATATGTGCATGTCGATGGTCAAAAAGAGATTATAGATGCTGTTAATTTTGCTAAAGACTACGGAATTAAATTGGTTATTGTAAACGGAGACGAGGCCTATAAAGTTGCAGACGTTTTGGTTAAAAACAATGTACCAGTAATTGTACAAAGAGCACATAGAATTCCTGGAGGAGATGATTCTGATTATGATTTTTCTTATAAATTAGCAAAATTATTGGTAGAAAAAGGAGTAACTGTTGCTATTGGAATGGATGGAGACATGGAGCGTATGAGTGCCAGAAACTTGCCTTTTTACGCAGGAACTTATGCTGCCTATGGTTTAGGAAAAGAAGAAGCTTTAAAGCTGATTACCTCAAACCCAGCTAAAATTTTAGGTGTAGAAGATCGAGTAGGAACTTTAGCTGTTGGAAAAGACGCTACCCTATTTATTTCTGAAGGAGATGCCTTAGACATGAGAACAAATGTTCTTTCTCATGCATTTATCCAAGGGAGAACCTTGAGTTTAGAATCACATCAAACCACCTTGTGGAAACGATATGCCAATAAATACAAAAATCAATAA